A window of Rosa rugosa chromosome 7, drRosRugo1.1, whole genome shotgun sequence genomic DNA:
aaatttgagttGCAATCTTTgagttggttttggttttcagcTGCATTTGGTAGTTTCAGAGTGgaaatttgcttgattttgCTATTTTTCTTTCATGGTGGAGATTTCAGTTCTCAAGTTCTGGGTGTTGTTCAGAATTTTGGAAAGAGGGGTACTTGAAGTGGGCAGTGGACTTGTCGGCTGAAAAGAGGTTTATGCGAGTTGGTTTTTGAATCATCTTGATAAATTTGTATGTGGGTGGTTCCtgttttgtttatgttgttATGTGTGATGTTGATTTGAATTAGTTTCGTGATGATTTTCATGGATTCTGTTTTCATGTATCATCAGCTGCTTGGAAGTGAATCAGTTTATTGTGTGTGATATTGGAATTGAAGCTTACCTTCGGCTTCTAGTGGAAGGTTACTGAGACTCTAATTCAAGTGTTTATGTAATTAAGATATAAATGTCTGATTTTTGTGATTGAGGATTCTAGATTCTAGATACTTAAATCGGAGGAGTTTCCAATTTTGTGTTGTTTGCTTATTTGTTTAATGTTCATGGATTGGCTTCTTAAGAATTATATGGAACTGTGGGTTTCTGAATGGTTGAATATGCACAAGGTGCAAGTTTATCATTTGAGTTACTGTATTCTTCCTTCTATGGCTACTTAATTTTTCCATGATTGAACTTGAGCTTATTGTGTTTAATGTTTTTGTGCTAGTCATCCATATAGGTCTTTTGGTATGAAGATATTAGTATGAATCTGTGAAAGATCAAATCAACTTGTATTCATTGATTTGCTAGCCCAATAACgattatactctctctctctctctgcctgcATTAATCTGGTGGGGTGCTATACTCTCTATACTCCCCTCATCAAGGGTAGTATCTAACTTGAagtgtttttggattttttgCAGTTGCCACGTACTCCGAAACAAATTAGAGAACTTATGCAGGTTGATGGCCTGACGAAACACTACAATAGGCAATTTCAGTTATAATTTGGATGTTATTAGTGTTGTTTTTGGATTACTGTGAATTGATTTCATGGATCTTTATGGCTTTTCTCTTTTGGGTGGGAATGAGTTTTTGGGAATTTTGGATTCTATCTAATTATGGCAATTTCAgttataatttgtttatttgtttaatactTTTACTGGGTGGGTGTGGTCTTTTGAAAATACAAAGCATCATTTTCATTCCAACCCTGTTTTGGAAATTATTGCCCCCAAAGTTCATTCCAACCCTGTTTTTGAAATTATTTTCATTCTTCAGTCTTTCTAACCATGATAAAAGCTATTCTTGATCTCCTActattcaaattgaattgatatGCTACTATATAGTTTATAGCTTATGTCAATGATATGCACTGCTACTGTTCAGTGATATGATTTGTTATTTGGTTCAATGATATGATCGGCTACTATCAATGATATGATCGACTACTATATAGTTTATAGTTTATGTCAATGATATGCTCTGCTACTGTTCAGTGATATGATTTGTTATTTGGTTCAATGATATGATCGGCTACTATCAATGATATGATTTGCTACTATATAGTTTATAGTTTATGTCAATGATATGCTCTGCTACTGTTCAGTGATATAATTTGTTATTTGGTTCAATGATATGATCGGCTACTATCAATGATATAATCTGCTACTGTTCAAATTGAAATGATATAATTACTCCTGCTTCTGCTATTGCTCCTGCTACTACTCCTGCTCCTGCTCGTGCTACTACTACTGCTCCTGttactggacgagtatgagtgcagtagcaggattaagcgatgacgagtgcagtagcaggacaagagtacaagtgcagtagcagaactggacgagtatgagtgcagcaagTGCAGTAGCgagattggacgagtgcagtagcaggattaagcaatgacgagtgcagtagcaggacaagcgtacaagtgcagtagcaggattggacgagtgcagtagcaggattaggcgatgatgagtgcagtagcagaacatgagTAGCAGAACCGGACACGAGTacagtgcagtagcagaacttgacgagtatgagtgtagtagcaggattggacgagtgcaatagtaggattaggcgatgagatgagagtagtaggagagtgaggtctgagattctttctcttagcaacgtgtagaagaaagatttttttttttttttttttttgcttttgagaagtaacataaatggattattctcaaaaaaaaaaagtaatataaacagattattctcagaaaaaaaaaaaaaaaaaaaaaaaagtagcataaagggattattctcagaaaaagaaaaaaagtaatataaagggattagaagtcaaaatgagtagttaagggggaaaaaaaagtaacataaacggattattctcaaggaaaaaaaaagtaacataaaatgattattctcgaaaaaaaaaaaataatataaagggattagaagtcaaaaggagtagttaagggtaaaaaagtaaattaactcatgacatgtggcaagtagagagcagattgtccttatttgtaagatttaatccttataaagggattacaagtcaaaataagtagttaaggataaaaaagtaaattaactcatgacatgtggcaagtggagagcatattgtccttaaatgtaaacttttgtccttaaatgttcaaaaccaaatgttgtggagttttttgtgttttgaaatcctATCAAGAGGGTATATGTAGTTTGCTAAAAATAATATTTTCAGTTCTACCATTTAACTTCACATTACGGTCATTACCTCACTTCGCTAAAACATGCCTGCACATATCTCTTTATTAGGCAAAAAATTTCATTTGTTGAAAATGTGCAATATATGGAAAATTTTCCAACGACCACGGGATAGGAAAGAAATTTTCTCACCAACTATGTCAGATATTATTCCTTATGAGACAAATAACCGATTTGCTTATATTTCTTCCAGAATTTGATGCCCAATTGGACATGGTTTTACCAAttgaaattattaaaaaaaaatctaaattcaATGAGTAGTTGAAAATCAGTTTCCTTCGCAAAGGGAATGTGAAAAGTTTTGTCAGGATTAAGTTAGGTTGGAGGTTCGATCTCAACTATCTCTTATCTATACCATTATTAAGAGAGgagggtttgttagccaaaatcaaaaattttgacagaaatgaccttagaagattaaaaaactttgagacttaattaaattacaaggacaattatgacatttacaaaatatacttttattatagaaaaaaacccacaacccactttttaCTCCCATTATCTTTTCTCTGTAATGgcagttttcttttttatttctgaaaaaataaaataaaaaatacttgcacatgcagaacATGTGTGGAGAATGGTTagtgtaaaagtaaaaaaactTTACCTTATATTTTCTAAGTTTAGGTACCGAAAAACTTAGCGTATCCAATATCAGACATTGGGTTGCTGTTCGTTCAATTATGGTCaagtcaaaacaaaaacaaaaaaaccgatATATGTCAAATGTTAAGTGAGTATGAGTTAGCTTGCAAATCGAGGTGCAATTAGTTTCTTCCAATTGAATGACTTTAATGAATCGATGATTCTGTATGTCTACTAGACTCGTGTGTTGTCAAGACAGTGTTAGTTACTCATCATACTTGAACAATAGAAATAGTAATTCTAAAAAATTTCCAATTTACGATCCCAAGTTTTGTAATTGAGTATAGATTCTGACTTGAAAGGCACGTCACGTGAGATGCAAGCAAGCAAAATTATCTTATCAATTTGACCACAAGTCCGGAATCAGCAACACACTAACACATCTCAAAACATTGGCGAAATAAGTAGTTCATTTGAACTCGTCGTTATTGTTGTTGGACTTTGTTACTCCACTCGTTACGAGCAAAAGTGTTACACCTCGAGTTCAAATCCCTACTCCTTGACctgaataacaaaaaaaaaaaaaaaatgtggctGTTTAATACTGTTTAATATATTCCCTAAAACACTGGATTTTGGATAGATTTTTCTCTTTACCGATTTCCCGGAAATGAATTCATGCGGATAGCGACGGCACAAAAGGAAAGGTGCGGTTACTTCACTGGACCTGTGTTTCTAAGGTTCGCTAGATTTGATATGGGTTTGAAATCCGTAGTAATATGTCGAGCTTATAACTAGCCCTACTTATCAAATAAGCAGCTGGACTTATCAGGATGTGTCTCTATAAAAGCGAAATGAGACCCCCTTGTGACACAAAGCCTCGCAGATAGTGATACATTTCAgtgtctcctctctctctctctctctctcgctttcTGTGCTCTGATGCTCTGCAAAGCCGTAGAAGTCCTCGCAGCCTGAGGAACATAATCCTCAGAATCATCCACCATTCGGGGTTCATAAGGTTTCTCTGAGCTCTGGTTTTGAGTTTGTTTGTGTGTCTACtgtgatttttgtttcttttgttaatgtaaagcttcttcttcttctttttttgttgtgCAGGAGATTAAGATAGGAGAAGAGATTTTTGGGATCTGAAATCGAGAATTGAGAGCGGAAAGATGTCGAATTTGTGCAGGGAATTGGTGTTACTGGTCCTCCAATTCCTTGACGAGGAGAAGTTCAGAGGGGCCATGCATAAGTGAGCTTAGCTACCCTGTTCTATCTGTTTTCATAATCATACATATGATCATTTGAGATTTTATGATGGATCAAtctcatatatatgcatgtcTGAAAGGTGGTTTTGGTGTTGtgtttttttgtgttttatgaTGATAATGAGATTTGAACTTCTAGTGATCTATGTCCTTGCATGGCCAAAAAGATAAAAGGcgtctcaaattttttttgtagtgaaagTGGTCTGTGTCTTGTTTTTGGGTGGTGATTGTTTGGATCTAGCTTTTTTCTAACCAGTGAGGTATCTTCAGCTAATAGAAATGGTGAACTCTGCTCAAAAGGGATCTTTTGTGATTGTTTGAGGTTCATATATAGATCATTGGTTTAGatggtgaaaaaaaaattgattttggCACGAAAGCTTTGACATGTATCTTAATTTGGTATCGAAACTCTAAATTGTTCAAATTGATGTCTAAAATGACTCATTATATCCGAAAAAGGTTAAATTTTTCATGAAAATGTGACATGTACAATATCTAACGAAAGAATATTCTGGACGCATATTTAATTTTGCGTATTAAATGTGGACAAATTAGAGTTTTGGTACTGAAATGTGACATGCATCAAAGTTTAGTACAAAATTAAGTGGACCCTAGTATCTATGAGCGGAGTTCATTTATGTTATTTACTTCCGAATCcaagattaattttttttcttttttctagagAGGCCGGATACCGAAAGCCTCCAATGGAGGGTTACTTTCGTATAATATCAAGGATTTCGAGTTTTTTTTAACATATGCAATTATGTTCTATCTTCCTCTCTCTGTTTCAATTGAACGATTACCATGTTGCAATAAAAGAGaccaaagggaaaaaaataacataaaatgaAGCTCTACAACAAGTATGTGACAAACAACAATGAATGAAAAGTTCATCTAAGTTGGATTAATAAGGGTGACCAACACCAGAGTTCTGttttaatttgaatttaatGAAGATACAAAGACTGAAGAGACGGTTCTTATTTCTTGCTAAACAAATTCTCTGATATAATTAATATGTGTGCAGTTGACTTTTTTAATTAAATCTTACTTCAacatttgatttctttattatTCTCAAAATTGTTCTGTTTGAATTGATTGGCTTTGAACTTAATCATCATTTGTTACAAACTTGGGATCTTTTGTATTGTAGGCTTGAGCAGGAATCAGGGTTCTTTTTCAACATGAAGTACTTTGAGGAGAAGATTTGGACTGGAGAATGGGAAGAAGTTGAAAAGTATTTATCAGGATTTACGAAATTCAATGACAATCGATTTTCACTGAAAATAATGTTTGAAATATCAAAGCAGAAATATCTGGAAGCCCTCGATCGGTAATAAGTCTACTGTAGTTAGAGctattttatcttcttctttttttggtgaAGAGTGTAATCTCTTATATTTGTGTCTGTTTTGTTTGATGGATTATAGGAACGAGAAGGTTGGGGCCATTGACATCTTAGTCAATGATCTCCAGAAGTTTGCTCCTTATAATCAAGAACTTTACAAGGAGATCACACAGCTTTTAACCCTCCGAAACTTTCGGTAATTCTTTGCATGTTAAAAGTTACTGATCTGGTAGAATGATTTGCTTTGATACATGGTTTCCTTCTATGATCTAGTTAAATGATGAGGAAAAGTTGAAACAAATTGGAGCATATTTTATAGTAGATGTTTGATTGTGTATGCTCCAAATTGGAACATTCATTCAATACATTTAGGGAAATGTTGTAATTGATCAGGAACAAAACTGAATTAGGTACCAAGGTAAAATCCTGATTCGAGGCATTGCCTGATTTTCAACAAAACCTTAGAACCCCCATACATGTAAaatatatgtaattaatctctTATTGGGAATTTCCAGGGAAAATGCACATCTCACTCAGTACGGCGACACCAGATCAGCTCGTCATAGAATGGTGGTAGAGCTCAAAAAGCTCATAAAAGCAAACCCTCTATTGAAGGATAAGCTTTATTTTCCTTCTGTGAGGTCAGCCAGACTGCGGACTCTCATTAATCAGAGGTAAGGTTGATATTCTTTTGGATGAATgaagatgagtttttttttttttttttcttttttctttttctcatctcaTTGGATTTCATGTATAGGTCACTTTTGTACATTTTCTGCTCTGATGATAATTAATGAGCAGTTCACTGCTGATGACTCTTTCGTCATTTTCTTCAACTGAGAATTTTGCCTCAAATCCCTGCTTGTGCTTCAGTTTCAGATCAAAGTCTTATCTTTTCCTTATTTATCCATTATACCTTATCTGATTGCTTTAGAGCCTTTAGTTTAATCACACAATGTTTCTAGTTTGATATATGTTAGATTCTAttttttcctctttcattttcttcAGTGAATGATATGATATTAGAAAATTTAAAAGTAGAGGCTTTGCCCTTTATTCTTTTGTATCACAAGTACGTAGTCCTGCTAAGCTTAGGAAGGTCTAGTGGAATTGCTTAAACATTTTCTTATTATAAGTTGATATCGGTTGAGGTTACTGTACTAAGCCATTTGATACTTCTATGTAGTCTTAACTGGCAGCACCAGCAATGCAAGGACCCAGTTCCGAATCCAGAAATAAAAACTCTGTTCATAGATCATTACTGTCCACCACCTCTAACTGGTCCTCTTGCTCCAGCAAATGTCAATCAGCCATTTGCTGCAATTGAATTTCCTGCTCCTTTTCCCTCAATGGAAGGAGCTATTGTTGTATGTTACTATACATATTTGAAGCTTTGAtagttctttttatttatttttcccaTACTGTAAGGATATAAATTTCTAAATGTTGACTGACAAATGTGTTGATTAATCTTTTACTGTGTATAGCCGTATCAGGCCCCTGGAGAAGGTAATAACTTCAATTGAGTGGCATTGTTatcaaattgtttttctttcagTCTTTTAaagacttttttcttttttgcttcttgagtgatgaaattatatttgcaatgtCATAGTGTACGTAAGATTCTATTTTTTGATTTAGCAGTTCCAAGCCTAAAGCAGCCAAGAACAGCTCTGGAAACTTCTGGTGGGGTTGATCCTTCTAGTACTGGTTTTACTGCTATTGACCGGATGGCGAAAGAACTGCAACATGTTCGATCGAACTTGGAGGTAATGTAGACAATATTCTGAAAGCTGCCGGTTTAGAATATTttctgttgatttattcaaccAAAGTATGATAATAGTGTTCATTTTTCAATTAGTACTAATGTTGGTATTCTTGTCCTGCTTTACTTAATAGGGTACCTTTCAAACTTCTAGACTGCTTCAAACTTCCTGGTTGGTGGAGAACCTACCGAGAAATGTGGCTTATAGCATGCGTCAAGGATCTACAGTCACAAGCATGGATTTTCATCCTCATCACCATGCATTGCTCCTAGGTGTGATGGTTTTCATTCTTAAATTTTCTGTAATTTTGTTACTACAGTCCTTTTAATTAGGTAGACTCTCCCCTGGGCAGTCCCCATCATCTTTTATTGACTTTCTTGCTTGCTGAGCAGTTGGTGCTAGCAATGGTGAAATTAGTCTTTGGGAACTTGGAACTCGGCAGAGGGTGGCTTCGCAGCCATTCAGAATATGGAATACGGCAGCACGTTCATCAGAACTTCAGGTCTTTTTTAGTTACTTGTTAAGATTTGGCTATTTATTTCAGTGCTAATACAATGCTGTGTCAGGGAAGCACTTCTGGGTCTTGCAAGATAGTTAGAGTATGATGTGTAGGGATTTGAAGTGGAAAATTATCTTATGGTTTACGTTTTTATACAGAGCACACTTGCCAATGAAGACACATATATATCTGTGAGCCGTGTTACATGGAGTCCAGATGGGAACTTTTTTGGTATGTACAGTTCTGATATTGAAAGTATTCCTCAACATCTTGTGTGTATATCTCATTGTTTTTCTTGCTGCAGGAGTTGCATTTACTAAAAATTTGATTCACTTGTATGCTTTTTCTGGAATTAGTGATCTATGCCGGTATTTGGAGGTACATGTTATCACGGTAGTTTTTCAGATTGACCAAGATGGCTAATTTTGTAACTGCTGCTCGACTTGCATCTCTTTTTGGTTGCAGGTTGACGCCCATGATGGTGGTGTGAATGACTTGGCTTTTGATTATCGAAACAACGAACTGTGTGTTATCACATGTGGAGATGACAAGCTAATAAAGGTAGATTTGGAGTTCTCATCACAAGACTCGATTTACATTACAAAATTTCCCAATTGACTAAATGAGGTAAAACAGGTATGGGATATAGCAGGACGAAACTTATATAACTTTGATGGTCATGAAGCACCGGTCTATTCAGTGTGTCCTTATCATAACAAGGACGTTCAGGTATGTTTTGGAAAATGATAAAGAATTTGTGTTTTTGATcactatttttgttttttcttgtttACTTCATTTCGAGAATTTAGAAGCAACTGTATTGGAATTATTAATATAGCATtcttttttacctttttctttaCGAACAAGTTTTAAGTGCTTACATTTAATGGTTAAGGGGTCTTAAACATTTTGAATGCTCAACTCCACTGCCCTGCTACCTTGTCATCTACATTTCTTCATCAGCACGTGCTGTTAACTGTGTACTTTTGATTTTCAGTACATATATTCAACTTCTACTGATGGGAAGATAAAGACCTGGATGTACGACAATGGGGGTCCTAGATCTGGCTGTGATGCTCCTGGCAACTGGTGTACTACATTGCTTTTCAGTCCGGATGGTAACCGGTATGAAACATTTCAAAGATGGACCTATACAAATTGAGAATTTAACAAAATGTTATTTCTTGTTCTGCTATCACTTAGGACAGTGCATGATTTATTTCATCATAGCTGAAATGTCTTGTCATTTCATCATAGTGTTATTGTCATTTTCAGAATGTTCTCTTGTGGAACAAATAAAGAGGGAGACACTTTTCTAGTTCAATGGAGCGAAAATGAAGGAATAATTAAAGAAGGAGCAAAAAAGAGAATTTATTCTGGGTTCGGTAAGAAATCTGAAGGGGTTGTGCATTTTGACATAACGAAAAAGCATTTTTTGGCTGTGGGTGAAGATAGCCAGATCAAGTATTGGGATATGGACCATGATGATATCCTGACTAGCACGGACGCCCAGGGTGAACTGCCGGTAGTATTTTGTTAAAATTTCTAGCTAAATTCTGAAACTCTGGCTGATGCTGATACTATCATTTTATATGTTTCAGAGTCGTCCTCGCTTGAGATTCAACAAGGAAGGTAGTCTTCTTGCTGTCACAACGGCACATGAGGGATTCATGATACTTGCAAATGGAATCGGACGCCTGAGAGTTCATGGAGTCACTGCAACTTATCGTGACAGGTCGAAAGATCCTACTGAATCCACTGCAAACAAGGTTCCAGTGATTTACTTGGCACTTTGTTTTCTTATTATCAACTCTATTTCATCCTTACATCTTTATGgaccttttttgtttttgtctaaACAGGCATCTGGCTCATCTTTGGTTGCAAATGTCAGTGAGGCCAATAGGAAATCTGACAGGGGCTC
This region includes:
- the LOC133723414 gene encoding topless-related protein 3-like isoform X1, which codes for MSNLCRELVLLVLQFLDEEKFRGAMHKLEQESGFFFNMKYFEEKIWTGEWEEVEKYLSGFTKFNDNRFSLKIMFEISKQKYLEALDRNEKVGAIDILVNDLQKFAPYNQELYKEITQLLTLRNFRENAHLTQYGDTRSARHRMVVELKKLIKANPLLKDKLYFPSVRSARLRTLINQSLNWQHQQCKDPVPNPEIKTLFIDHYCPPPLTGPLAPANVNQPFAAIEFPAPFPSMEGAIVPYQAPGEVPSLKQPRTALETSGGVDPSSTGFTAIDRMAKELQHVRSNLEGTFQTSRLLQTSWLVENLPRNVAYSMRQGSTVTSMDFHPHHHALLLVGASNGEISLWELGTRQRVASQPFRIWNTAARSSELQSTLANEDTYISVSRVTWSPDGNFFGVAFTKNLIHLYAFSGISDLCRYLEVDAHDGGVNDLAFDYRNNELCVITCGDDKLIKVWDIAGRNLYNFDGHEAPVYSVCPYHNKDVQYIYSTSTDGKIKTWMYDNGGPRSGCDAPGNWCTTLLFSPDGNRMFSCGTNKEGDTFLVQWSENEGIIKEGAKKRIYSGFGKKSEGVVHFDITKKHFLAVGEDSQIKYWDMDHDDILTSTDAQGELPSRPRLRFNKEGSLLAVTTAHEGFMILANGIGRLRVHGVTATYRDRSKDPTESTANKASGSSLVANVSEANRKSDRGSPARSTTSQATEILFRVYRGASYPHKRGVALCLPQNHQNGANNGANTKSRSSKKRKTVEEVINKSKPWQLTDIRDPVRCRLGVMPETDNSCKVVRLLYTSNGTAILALGSNGVQRLWRWPRTRGRISKASASVVPQLVKGDNGPVMANDVSGVNLEEAVPCIALSKNDAYVMSAYGGRIRLFDIYNLAVMITFGELPPAPTEIAFNPRDNNIMAIGMQDCTIQIFFCRLNEVRAILKFHKKRITGLVFSFFLGILVSASADGQICVWSIDQWEKKQSVALCLGSEKTPEGATQLQFHCNQVRLLVFHETQLAVYDASKMKLLRQWLPHGMLSAPIRHAAYSFDSRLVYTAFSDGNIGVFDASSLRLRCRIAPSAYLPEAVLKRTDELYPLVIAGNPHVQNQFAVGLSDGTVKVIEPLFGDWGSSPPPDDEASSSANNNHSSRQVQV
- the LOC133723414 gene encoding topless-related protein 3-like isoform X2; translation: MSNLCRELVLLVLQFLDEEKFRGAMHKLEQESGFFFNMKYFEEKIWTGEWEEVEKYLSGFTKFNDNRFSLKIMFEISKQKYLEALDRNEKVGAIDILVNDLQKFAPYNQELYKEITQLLTLRNFRENAHLTQYGDTRSARHRMVVELKKLIKANPLLKDKLYFPSVRSARLRTLINQSLNWQHQQCKDPVPNPEIKTLFIDHYCPPPLTGPLAPANVNQPFAAIEFPAPFPSMEGAIVPYQAPGEVPSLKQPRTALETSGGVDPSSTGFTAIDRMAKELQHVRSNLEGTFQTSRLLQTSWLVENLPRNVAYSMRQGSTVTSMDFHPHHHALLLVGASNGEISLWELGTRQRVASQPFRIWNTAARSSELQSTLANEDTYISVSRVTWSPDGNFFGVAFTKNLIHLYAFSGISDLCRYLEVDAHDGGVNDLAFDYRNNELCVITCGDDKLIKVWDIAGRNLYNFDGHEAPVYSVCPYHNKDVQYIYSTSTDGKIKTWMYDNGGPRSGCDAPGNWCTTLLFSPDGNRMFSCGTNKEGDTFLVQWSENEGIIKEGAKKRIYSGFGKKSEGVVHFDITKKHFLAVGEDSQIKYWDMDHDDILTSTDAQGELPSRPRLRFNKEGSLLAVTTAHEGFMILANGIGRLRVHGVTATYRDRSKDPTESTANKASGSSLVANVSEANRKSDRGSPARSTTSQNGANNGANTKSRSSKKRKTVEEVINKSKPWQLTDIRDPVRCRLGVMPETDNSCKVVRLLYTSNGTAILALGSNGVQRLWRWPRTRGRISKASASVVPQLVKGDNGPVMANDVSGVNLEEAVPCIALSKNDAYVMSAYGGRIRLFDIYNLAVMITFGELPPAPTEIAFNPRDNNIMAIGMQDCTIQIFFCRLNEVRAILKFHKKRITGLVFSFFLGILVSASADGQICVWSIDQWEKKQSVALCLGSEKTPEGATQLQFHCNQVRLLVFHETQLAVYDASKMKLLRQWLPHGMLSAPIRHAAYSFDSRLVYTAFSDGNIGVFDASSLRLRCRIAPSAYLPEAVLKRTDELYPLVIAGNPHVQNQFAVGLSDGTVKVIEPLFGDWGSSPPPDDEASSSANNNHSSRQVQV